The sequence AACGGATATATACCGGAGGATCACGGAAGAGGTTCACCGGAAAGGAGCAAAGGTGCTGCTGGATGCAGATGGCCCGCTGTTTGCCGAATCCTTAAAAGCAGCACCGGATATGCTAAAGCCTAACCGTTCCGAGCTGGAGCGTTATTATCAGATGGATTACCGAGCATCGGAACAGGAGCTGGTTTCCATGGGAGAAAAGCTGCTGGACCATGGAACCGGTATGGTAGCGATTTCCCTTGGTCAGATGGGCGCTTTATTTTTAACAGGGGATAAACGGTACCGGTGCCCCGGGCTTCGCGTGAAAGCCCATTCAACCGTGGGAGCCGGAGATGCCCTGGTAGGGGCCATGGCTTACGCCTGGAATGAGAAGCTCCCCCTTGAAACTTGCATCAGATTATGCATGGGAGCCTCGGCAGGTGCGGTTACAAGTATAGGGACTAAGCCGCCTAAGCGCAGTCTGGTAGATGAACTGATGCCGCAGGCTGAATTGCTGGAAATCCTGAAGTAAATTGATAAATAAGGTTGGAGGATAGAAATATGAAAACAAAAGCAGTAAGAATGTATGGCACAGATGACTTAAGGTTGGAAGAGTTTGAACTTCCGCAGATTGCTGAAAATGAGATTCTTGTAAAAATCATGAGTGACAGCATCTGCATGTCTACTTATAAACTGGTAAAACAGGGGAAAAAGCATAAAAGAGCTCCCCAGAATATAGATACCAATCCGGTGATTGTTGGTCATGAATGCTCAGGGCTGATTGTAGAAGTGGGAAAGAAGTGGCAGGAACAGTTTCGGCCGGGACAAAAGTTTTCACTGCAGCCTGCTTTAAATTACATGGGAAAACTGGATTCGCCGGGATATTCTTATGAATTCTGCGGAGGCGCCTGTACATACTGCATCATGCCAAACGAGGTTATGGAACTGGGCTGCCTGCTGGACTACACGGGAGATAGTTTTTTTGAGGCATCTTTGGGGGAACCAATGAGCTGTATCATAGGCGGATTTCATGCCAACTATCATACCAACAAACGGAATTATGATCATGCCATGGGGACCAAAGCGGATGGAAGTATCCTGATCATGGGAGGCTGCGGACCGATGGGTCTGGGAGCGGTCAGCTATGGCCTTCAATTTGAAAATAAGCCGAAGAGGATAGTCGTTACGGATATCAGCGATGAGCGGATCGCCCGGGCCAGGGAAGTGATTTCAGAAGAATCCGCAAAGGAGAGAGGGATCGAACTGCTTTATGTAAATACCGATAAGATGGAGGATCCCATTTCTGATTTATTGGCTATTACAGGCGGCCAGGGCTACGATGACGTGTTTGTATATGTTCCTGTGAAAGAGGTTGCAGAGATGGGAGATAAGCTTCTGGCCTTTGACGGCTGTATGAACTTCTTTGCCGGTCCATCAGACAGCCAGTTTAAGGCAGAAATCAATCTTTATAACTGCCACTATACAAGTACTCATATCATGGGAACCACCGGCGGTAATACGGCTGATCTGATTGAGGCCAATAAGCTCTCGGCAGAAGGAGCCATAGAAGCGGCAGTTATGGTCACCCATGTAGGAGGGATTGACAGCATTGCAGAAGCAACGAAGAATCTGCCTTCCATTCCTGGTGGAAAGAAGCTTGCCTATACACAATTTGATATGCCTTTGACAGCCATTGAAGACTTTGAAGTGCTGGGCAGCACTGATCCGCTGTTTAAGAAACTAAGCGATTCCTGTAAGGCGCACAAGGGATTATGGAATGGGGAAGCAGAAAAGATTCTATTTGATCATTTTGGAATAGATCCAAAGGAATTGTAAATTTTAAATAAAGATTAAAGATCTTGTATGCTGTATCCTTCCATTTATAGGAGGGATACAGCATTTTTAATCAGCTGTAAGGAAATGGCAGGATTAGAGTTTCCCTTTTTTAATCGCCCGGATGTCTTTGTTTCCTGGTAAATTTCGGGAATTATGCAATAATGCCGTAAATTTTAGAATTGTTTTATAAATTCTCTTGTCCATGTGTGTTATAATACCCTAAGAAATATTAATTTTTCGTTATAAATAAAGTTTCAGAGCATGGGAGAGACGAGAATAGTGAAATTAAGATTGAGAACCCGTCTTGTTGTAGCATTTTTGATTATAACGGTGATCCCTCTGATCCTGATCTTTGCAGTGGTGGCAGGGCTTGGCAATTACCAGATGAAGGCGTTCCGCAAAGCCTATGATATAACGGAACAGATCGATCTTCTGTCAAGCAATTCCCTGCAGTTATTTAACCGCCTGACCCGGTCGGAACAAAAGGAAATCGGCCAGATCTTACAAAGTGACCCAGGGCAGTTTCAGGATGCGGATTTTTTGGAAAAGCTTAATGAGAATCTGGCAACAAAGTATGCCTATATGATCGTCCGAAAGGGAGATTCCCTGATTTTTGACGGGAACAGCCATATCACCCAGGGCTTTTATGACCAGCTTCCCAAATATGAGGAAATAGACAGTAACGTTGACGGTGCTATTTATCTGGATGGGGAGACACAGCATCTGGTAAAGCAGATGGATTTTATGTATCCTGATGGGAACAAGGGGAGCGTATTCATTGTTTCCAATGTGAATGGTCTTCTTCCAGAGATCAAGGTCATGATGGCGGAAATGCTGACGGCCATCATTATGATCATCGTATTTACTGATGCGATCCTTATGATGTGGGTATACCGGTCTGTGGTAAGTCCCCTGGGAAGGCTTCAAACAGCCACCAAGAATATACGGGATGGAAATCTGGATTTCTCTCTTGAGGTGGAGAATGACGATGAGATCGGACAGCTTTGCCAGGACTTTGAGGAGATGAGGATCCGCCTTAAGGAATCTGCAGCAGAAAAGGTGGAGTATGATAAGGAAAACAAGGAGCTGATCAGCAATATTTCCCATGATCTAAAGACTCCCATTACTGCCATTAAGGGGTATGTGGAGGGAATCATGGATGGGGTTGCTTCCTCCCCGGAAAAACTGGACCGTTATATCCGGACCATCTACAACAAGGCCAATGACATGGATAAGCTGATTGATGAATTGACCTTTTATTCAAAAATTGACACCAATAAAATCCCTTATACCTTTTCCAAGATCAATGTGGCCGGCTATTTCAGAGACTGCGTCGATGAAGTGGGACTTGAGATGGAAGACCGCAGCATTGAACTGGGATATTTTAATTATGTGGATGAGGATGTGATGGTCATCGCAGACGCAGAGCAGCTGCGCCGGGTCATTAATAATATTGTCAGCAATTCTGTAAAATATATGGACAAGAGGAGCGGGATCATCAACATCCGGATTAAGGATGTGGGAGACTTTATCCAGGTGGAAATTGAGGACAACGGTAAAGGTATTCCGGCAAAGGATCTGCCCAGTATTTTTGACCGGTTTTACCGCACTGATTCATCCAGGAATTCCTCTCAGGGCGGAAGCGGAATCGGTCTGTCCATTGTTAAAAAGATCATTGAGGATCATGGAGGCCGGATCTGGGCTACCAGCAAGGAAGGCATTGGAACGGAGATACATTTTGTTTTGAGAAAATACCAGGAGGTCATACAGGAATGAGCAGAATTCTGATAGTAGAAGATGAAGAAAGCATTGCAGAGCTGGAGAAAGATTATCTGGAGCTGAGCGGATTTGAGGTTGAGATTGAGAATAACGGAGAAGCAGGACTTCATAAGGCCCTTCATGAGGACTTTGATCTGCTGATCCTGGATCTGATGCTGC is a genomic window of Lacrimispora sphenoides containing:
- the pfkB gene encoding 1-phosphofructokinase gives rise to the protein MIVTVTMNPAIDKTVDIDRFERGDLNRIKRVELDAGGKGINVSKTIKELGGESIAMGFLGGTSGTIIKHVLADQGIQTDFVEVKGETRTNLKVVEENGEVTELNEPGPEVSKEQLEDLLERLNGYAGPDTLFVLAGSIPAGIPTDIYRRITEEVHRKGAKVLLDADGPLFAESLKAAPDMLKPNRSELERYYQMDYRASEQELVSMGEKLLDHGTGMVAISLGQMGALFLTGDKRYRCPGLRVKAHSTVGAGDALVGAMAYAWNEKLPLETCIRLCMGASAGAVTSIGTKPPKRSLVDELMPQAELLEILK
- a CDS encoding zinc-binding dehydrogenase → MKTKAVRMYGTDDLRLEEFELPQIAENEILVKIMSDSICMSTYKLVKQGKKHKRAPQNIDTNPVIVGHECSGLIVEVGKKWQEQFRPGQKFSLQPALNYMGKLDSPGYSYEFCGGACTYCIMPNEVMELGCLLDYTGDSFFEASLGEPMSCIIGGFHANYHTNKRNYDHAMGTKADGSILIMGGCGPMGLGAVSYGLQFENKPKRIVVTDISDERIARAREVISEESAKERGIELLYVNTDKMEDPISDLLAITGGQGYDDVFVYVPVKEVAEMGDKLLAFDGCMNFFAGPSDSQFKAEINLYNCHYTSTHIMGTTGGNTADLIEANKLSAEGAIEAAVMVTHVGGIDSIAEATKNLPSIPGGKKLAYTQFDMPLTAIEDFEVLGSTDPLFKKLSDSCKAHKGLWNGEAEKILFDHFGIDPKEL
- a CDS encoding sensor histidine kinase; protein product: MGETRIVKLRLRTRLVVAFLIITVIPLILIFAVVAGLGNYQMKAFRKAYDITEQIDLLSSNSLQLFNRLTRSEQKEIGQILQSDPGQFQDADFLEKLNENLATKYAYMIVRKGDSLIFDGNSHITQGFYDQLPKYEEIDSNVDGAIYLDGETQHLVKQMDFMYPDGNKGSVFIVSNVNGLLPEIKVMMAEMLTAIIMIIVFTDAILMMWVYRSVVSPLGRLQTATKNIRDGNLDFSLEVENDDEIGQLCQDFEEMRIRLKESAAEKVEYDKENKELISNISHDLKTPITAIKGYVEGIMDGVASSPEKLDRYIRTIYNKANDMDKLIDELTFYSKIDTNKIPYTFSKINVAGYFRDCVDEVGLEMEDRSIELGYFNYVDEDVMVIADAEQLRRVINNIVSNSVKYMDKRSGIINIRIKDVGDFIQVEIEDNGKGIPAKDLPSIFDRFYRTDSSRNSSQGGSGIGLSIVKKIIEDHGGRIWATSKEGIGTEIHFVLRKYQEVIQE